GCCCATTCTGCAGTGCTGTGTAGACGAAGGCATAAGAGACGATCAGATCCTGCAAAGGATTTGGGAAACAGACGATTTCTCCCTCCaccttgaaaataaaatacacttcAGCGGCCACGTGTCCTGGAAGAGTCGAGTCGGGCGCTCCTAGGAAGGTGGTCCATTGTCAGTCCCTTCTGCACCGGCCTGGGCATCCACAGTTCTCGAGGTAACAAGTCCTTTGACTTTTAAACAGTCTTTCTTGCTGTAAGAACTCTAATAATGGAGCCTAGTCCTCCTACTGCTAAGGCCTGCGGAGCAGGAAAAGGAAATGTGTCAGGTGAGACCTGGCTGGCCATGACGGGCCCACGCCCCCAGCCCGACCACACGTGCCGACCCTCGGAGAAAGGACGCCTGCGACGCGACCACCACCTCCGGCAGCAGGAGTGGCCCGGGCCCAGGCACCATGCATGCCCGGCAGAGCCAGAGTTCCTCTCTCAGCAAGCCCCTTGCTTCCAGGCTGCCAGAGGCACAGGAACGCACACCGGCCGGCTGGAGAGTGGCCTCCACACTGCGGGGAGGACTGCTCGCCCCGTCCCCAGTGCCTGACCCCCGTCAAGGGGGCGTGTGGGGCAGGGCAGTGGGCACTCAGGTGAAGAGCGGCAGGCGGACGAGGCCATGGCAAATGACTGTCGTGCTTTCCGCCCACTGCGCCCTCTGGCctgctgaggccggggccagaAGCCCTGGCAGCCGGCGAGGAGGCTCAGCCTGCATCCTAGGACCACCCCACTCACCCAGCAGTTGACTCCACCAATGCCAAGAAAGTACCATGACGCTCCAGCCAGCCAGGAAGCATCCCTGCCACTCCACACCGCGCCTGGTCACCTGCACCCATGGCACACAGCAAGGGCCCCCCGTCCTGCCTGGCACAAAGCAGCAGCTATAAAGTGAGTGTACCAGAGACAGCAGAGCCCGACCAGGCGCttccctgggagggggaggggaccaagagtcccaggtggaggcttggccccGGCTCTCGCAGGGCCGCCTGCTAAAGCCCGGGGTGAGGCAGGGGCTGAGTGCAGGGACGGCGTGTCCACATACCTTTTCGTGCCACTGCAGCAGCACTGCACTGCTGTTTTCTGTGGGCTTCTCAAACCCTTTATAAATGTACTTCATTAACAAGTCGATGCCATTTCTGTCCAGCGACTGCACTGCCTGCTCAATTTCGCTGCTCTTGAAGTTAGTGAGCACCTTCAGCACCACGCCCTGGGCTCGCTCCTGCAGAGGGAAGAGCgcgcctgaggcccagagccacAGCCCGGGCCCATCCCTGCCCCACTGTAGGCACAAGTGGGAAGAGCTTGCCAGAAGCACTGCCCTCTTTCCAGGCCGTGTTAACAGGACTCTGAGAAGCCGTAAAATCCCTGTGCATTCAGAGCCCACAGAAGCAGAACCACGGCCAAGTCCCAGCCAAGTCCCCGGAGGCAAGCACATTTATCTGCAAGGGCTGGGCCAcctgctggcccaggccctggggaggtCCTGGGGAGCTGTAAACACAGACTGGggggcccagccccgccccaccctgcccctttaCCTTCACAGCCTGGTTCTTGGTGTTGACCGGAGAGTTCCGCAAGGCAGCGTGGAACGCCCGAAGCATGTCCCCTGTGCACCAGCATCCGTTAAGGTCAGCCAGGCCAAGCGTGTCCGCGCGCACTGTGGGCACAACCCGAACCGCTCCGGGGCACTCACGGGGATCCCGAGGCCCAGCTGCTTTACAGCCTGGAGCTGCCGAGCCCGGGCAgcgcctctctgcctcctcccaaaCTCTCCCCAGGAAGCAGCTGCCCCTAAGGGCCCCACCTGCCCCTGTCTGCCCGCTCCCCCGGCACTCACAGGCCTCTCTCATCTCTACAAAGGGAAGCGGGAAGGCACAACCGGAAATCTCCTAACTCTTCACGGGTGTTTTGTATCCATTCAACTACTAAAGGGACGAAGACGAAGACGCCAAAGCTGCTTTCTCCCAGGAGCCACCCTGGCCAGAGAGGGCCAACCGTCAGTCTGCGAGAACTCTCGGCCAACAGAGCAGCCGCTCTGCCCCGCCCCAAACCTCAGTGGCAAGCCTGATACCACATTCTTTGCCAACCTCTGAATACCCAGCatgcaaaagaaaatgacaatCTGGGTTAAGTCCCCAAAGGCGACACCTATTTTAAACCAAGTTACATCATGTGAAACACTGGCTTCAGCCACGAGCTTCAAAAATAGCACAAGGCCCGCCCAGGTGTCTGCTGCGCCTTGcggcggccccccccccccccccccccgtgagaaCGGAGCccccggggcagggctgggcctcctgCGCCCGCTGCCCTTCAGTCTGGGCGGCACCCAGCCCGCACCTCCAGCTCTGCAGTCCCTTCCCACCGCTGACGAGCTCTGCCCCCCTTTTCTAATTTGGGGTCCCGGGGCCAACAGGGAACACAGGCCCGCAAGCTTTCACTGAAGCCTGCACAAATGGCAAACCCAATCTTTCAGGGGACAGTCGGCAAAGGCGGGGCGTGGACTGGGACCTGTTACCGCCCTCGGTGGCACCAGGCTGTCAGGGACAaggccagcaggagccaggagcagcagggagggcGCCCCTGGGAAGCCGGTGTCTGCACCCCGCTGGCTTGAGGCCCTCTCAGAGAACCCCGCTCAGCCCTTGGCCTCTGACACTGTATTTAAACAGGGGAGAGGCCGAGAGAGcgtccacccactgcttcactccccagatggccgcaacaggcagGTCCGGGTCAGcggcagccaggagccccatcctaATCTCCCACGTGGCCAGCAGGGCCCACTACTGGCACCAGACTCCACCGCCTGCCCCCGCACctgggcagggagctgcatcggaggtggggcagccgggacacaaactggcgttCTGCTCTGAACGCCAGCGTCACAACAGCTTCACGTGGCGCCATCGCGCTGGCCCCGCCGACGCCTCAGACCAGAAGGTTCCTGGGTGTCAAGTCCGTCCTGCCCACGCCCACTGCAGGATGCCGTCACATCCCTAGCCTCCTCGCACAAGATACAAGCAGCAGCCTCAAGGTGTGGCCATCAGTGTCGCCAATGTTGCCAGATTTCGGGGGGAGGGGGAAAGTCACCccaaaccactgctctcagcaggcGGCCCAGGAAGAAAGGGAACTGATACTGCGCCCGCTCCCCAAGGCCTCCGCGGCCCGCCAGGGGCTTTCACACGGCGGCTCGTCCCGGGGAAAGCCCCTCCCAACAAGACTATTCTGATTTCAAAGGCCATGAAGCCGGGGCTCAGAGAAGGAAGCTGCTAAGAGGGTGCAGCTCGCCTCCAGACCCAAGCGCCTCCCACAATCCCTCGCTGCCACTCAGGTCCAGGTCGTGTGCTGAGCACCCAGCACGGCCGCCTTCCACGAACAGGCGGCAGCAGAGGCTGACGGTGTGTGACTGTGCGAGGTCACACAGCCCCAACAGCGTGGGACTGGTCTGTGTGCACACACGGCACTCCACCTCACCTGGGCGCCTCCCACCATCACACTTTCCTGTACAGCCCTAGGACGGGCAGCCCCTTCCCCCCGTCAAGtaacctctccctctgccccagcgctgtggcacagcaggtaaggccactgcgtgcagtgccggcatcccacatggccgctggctgctccacttccgatccagctctctgctgtggcctgggaaagcagcagaagatggcccaagtccttgggcccctgcaccggcatgggagacccagctgaagctcctggctcccagctccggaccagcccagctctggccattgcagccatttgggagtgaaccagcagataaaacatctaactctgccttcaaatgaatgaatgaatgcttacaaagaaaagaaactctgCAGCTTACACCCAGCTATCTAAAGCCCAGTACTGGGTACAGGGTAGGACTCAATAAACATCAGCTCTTTCCTCCTGCCAGCTGAGCCCCAGGATCTCAGTCCTCACTTGCTCAcctcctgctccccacacccTCCAGGAGCAGCGGACCCTAAGCCTCCAAGCACCCCGAGGAACCAGCACCAGGCAGGGGCCGAGCGAGAGGCGCCCTTCAGCAAGTCCCTGCACAGCAAGGTCGGCGCGAGCTGCCCGGGCCTTGGGCTCGCGCGCTGCGGACGCTGACCCGGAGCCTCCTCGCCGGCAGCCGGCAGGCAGCAGGCCCTCCCgggggcccctccccggccccattTCCCCAGCGGGGTGAGCCAGGCAGGAAATACAGGTTGGAACCTCCACCTTTGGAAACCATTCTAGTTCAAACAGAGGGCTGGAGCGCAGAACTCCTCCCGAAGGCTCCACACGGGGCATCTGACCTCCAcccggcggggcgggggaggggcacgcACGCCCTCGGCCTGGCCACCGTCTGCACAGGCAGGTCCCGCCCGCCCCAGCGAGCCGGTTTCCCGTGCTCGGGCTGCGGCGGGCCCAGGCAGGCTGCGCCAATCACCTCTATTTTTAATCTTCCCTAGCCGCCTGCTTTCTGCGGCCACAGACAGCCCTGTCCAGCCCCGGGCCTCCTTGCACCTCGCATGCGCCGTGTGCTTCTTCTCAGCTCGACACCAGCCGCTCTTCCCCCCGCGGACCGACAAATTCCCTCGGGAAGCGCGGCCGGAagcgtgcaggtgcagggcccgaggcgCTCCGAGGAAATGGGAACGGGTGCGCAAGGCTGGCGTGCAGAGGGGCCGGCCGACTCCGGAGCAGGAGCGCACGGCCTCGGACCCCGGGCCGCCCCGGGCTGCAGCCCTCATTCCCCGCTGGGTCTGCCCAGCCTCCCCGCCCTCCGCCCGCCCACTCACAAGGTGTGCGGCAGTCGGGGAGGCCCAGGCCCCGACGGCCCCTGCCGCCGCCCGATCTCCGCAAGAGCCGGAGGGAGCgatggggggggcggggagcagctCGGGGCGAGGGGCCTGGGCCCGAGGCGCGGTCGCCGTAGCTCTGGGGCCGCCGAGGGCTGTGCCCCCAGGtccagggctgagctgctgcGGTGCGGCCCGGCGCAGAGGGGAGCGGGGGAGCCAGACCGACCTGCCGGGACCGACAGGAAGGGGAGCGGGGAGCCCGAGCCGGGCACgagggaagtggagcggccgcaCCAGAGAGGAGCCCGGGCCGCGGCGCGCGCGGAGGCCGGACCGCCCCACCGGGGAAGGATATTGCCGCAGGAGCCCGTCCACCTCGCTAGGGTCCGGGCCTGGctctcccgccgccgccgccgcctcctcctgctCGTCCACGAATTTGTTCTCGTCAAACTCGTCGATATCCACCCGGCGGAAGCGCGAAGACAGGGTGTTCCGGGCCATGGCGGGAGCTCGGCGTCGCTCAGCCGGCTCCGCTCCCGGACCGACCTCGGCTCCGCTCCGCTCGGCACCGGCTCCGGCTCGGGGGTGGGAAGCGGCCGCCGGGCACCGCCTCCACCTCCTCCGCGCGCAGCCGCCGCCCCGCCCACTTCCGGTCTGCGCCGGAACCGGAAGTGCCCgaaggaggcggggctggggggcggcgGTGTCACGGACGGTCTAGTCCCTCGTCGGCTCTGTGTGCACGTCTCGCGGTGTGGCTGCCCCGTGCCCGCGCAGGCCTGATGCCGTGTGCGCCATAGCTGCGCTCGTTCTCTGGTTCCTCTCCGGGGAGCTCCTTCCCGGGGAAGGGCGCCGCGGAGTGCGGGGGTCATCACTCCCCGGACGCAGCGGGCGCGGCTCCGCTGGGGGAGAAGCCGCCTGGCTGGTGGGAGGGGGCCTCGAGCGCACGGCGCGGAGCCGGAGGAGGCGACCCCGTTAGGAAGCAGCCGGCTGGCGACTCCGGAGCCCTTTTGATTTGAGGGTGCGGCGACTTCGCCTGCCGCCTGGAGAGGGAGATGGCCCTGGGGCCCCCGTCGTTGGCAGGACTGGGGCGTGGGCCCTGGCGGCCAGGAGCGGCCTTCCCGGGGTCTGGGCTGCTAACTGACTTCAGCCTTAGACTAGTTATGTTTCAAATAGGCTTTGTTGAATACTTCTCATTCAACTGTGTCTGCAGATAAAACTGCTGCCGCGGCCGCTGGTGTTGGGCCTAGCCGgtaggaagcctgcatcccatactggagtcatCCCTTATTGGAgcctgagtcccggctctgcccccactctcagcttcctgctgtgtgcacccagccggcccctgctacccacctgggagccccgagtgagttcctggctgcaggcttcgGCCTCgctggcatgtggggagtgaaccggggCGTGCCATGCCCTCTTTTCTCGTCCGTGGCAGGCAAAGCCCTCTTGCATTTCAACTCTACTTGGGAAGGGGTTTTCTGACTCAGGAAGGCCACGGGACAGAAGTTTGTATCCGCAGACTATCCTGATAAGGGACTTGAGGTGCAGGCGTGGTGTGGGGGGGGAAGCcgacatcccacacgggcactggttcatgtcctggctgctccacttccgatccagttgcctgctaccatccctgggaaaacagcagggatggcccaaatgcttaggccctgcacccacactgaagCCCCTGGTTATggcatggagtgaaccagcagatggaagatctgtctccctctctgtaactctgcctttcaaataattttttaagatttatttatttatttatttatttttttgacaggcagagtggacagtgagagagagagagacagagagaaaggtcttccttttgctgttggttcaccctccaatggccgccgtagtaggtgcgctgcagccggcgcactgcgctgatccgatggcaggagccaggtgcttatcctggtctcccatggggcccaagtagttgggccatcctccactgcactccctggccacagcagagagctggcctggaagaggggcaaccgggacagaatccggtgccccgaccgggactagaacctggtgtgccggcgccgctaggcggaggattaacctattgagctgtggcgccggccaagatttatttattttatttgaaaggcagagttacagagagagagagaggtcttccatccgatggttcactctacaaatggccgcaacggccagagctgcgcagatggaagccaggagcttcttccgggtctcccacgtaggtgcaggggcccaagtgggctattttccactgctttcccgggccatagcagagagctggacaggaagtggggcagccgggtctcaaaccagcactcatatgagatgccggcgcttcaggccagggtgttaacccacagtgccacagcaccagcccgaaataaataaatctaaaaaaaaaaaaaaaaagaagaacttgaaactggaaatacccatTTTACAAACGAGGAAATAGCACCCAGAAAAACTAGAATGAAAGGTTCCAGGTCATGGTCacggaatttaaaaaaaaaaaatacacgtctttttttttttaaccttttaaaaatattttatttcgtttatttgaaagagttacagagagagaggtagagacaaaggtcttctatccactggttcactccccaaatgactacaatggcaggagctgagctgatctgaagccaggagcttcatctgggtcacccatgccggtgcaggggcccaaggatttgtcatctgctgctttcccaggccacagcagagagctggatgggaagtggagcagccgggactcgaaccggtgcccatatgggatgccacgttGCACacaaggctggggctttaacccgctgcaccacagcgccggccccagtcagGAACTTCTATTGCAGATTTCAGAATCTGTACTAGCATACTACTCAGGACGACTGAGAGCTAAGGAGGGGAAAAAGTCACACGGGCCTGGGAGTGCCTTCTACAACGTGGtcggaggagaggaggagatggAGCCAGGCACAGGCCCAGACGTGGGGAAGGCCCAGCATGTCCCAGAAACAGGCCGTGCCGGAGTAGCAGGCACCCGATGGGGGAGGTGAGGGCAGATGGGACGCACAGCCCTGGAAAGTTTTAATTGAGAGCGctcccatctaccggttcactctccCGAATGACTGCAGTGGCAGGGGTGGCAAAGCCCAGGTCTGACTTCTGACTTAAGAAGTTTAACAGGGGCCCTCTAGCGGCTGTACTGAGAATACAGCTGGGGTCAAGAGCCAAAGCAGGTGAGCACTGGCCCAGGCGTAGGCTACGGTGGTGGCTCATGGCAGGGAGTGCCAAGAGTGGAGGGGACCAGTGAGGTGTGCGAATTTTGAAGGTAGAGCTCACAGGAGTGGACAATAAGAGAAATGGGACTCACTGATGGCTTCAAAGATATGCAAATCGCTAACATTAGAGTAAACATTTGGAAAATAGGACAGCAAAGCCCAGGTACCACTAGACTTCCATTCTAGAATAATCCATGccaacattgtctttttttttttttttttttttttttttttacttatttgaaagccagagttaccgcatgagaaggagaggcagagagaggagagatcttccaaatggccTCGACctaagccagggctgagccagggctgggccaggccctaagccaggagcttcaaccgggtctcccacgtgggtgcagtggcccaagcgctggggccatgctccgctgctttgccaggcacattagcagagagctggatcccatGGCGCAGGCTCCGCTTGTCTGCTTCGTTTTCCCCCAACCCCGGCACCTCCGGGAAGCCCGGCTTGCAGGACCCGGGGCAAAGCATCCCAGGACTGGGCCCGGACAGCTGAAGACCTGAGCCAGGCGGTGGCGCCGCCAGCGACCTCCAGACCGGCTGCGGAGACGTTTCACTCGGGACGCCTGGGGCTCAGAGGACTGCAGAGGGGACACTCGCGCAGGGGGGGCTCCAGACAGCAGCaaggagccctgggaggcagagtttCTGAATGCCGAGGGGGTGACACGGAAGCACGGGCCGAAGCCCGCAGTTCGGGGCAGCCAGGGTCACCTGCCCGCCCGGGGGTCCCTCTCCTTCCCGACCGACCCCAGTGTTCGCCGGTGACGCCCGCAGCGAACCCCGGGCACCAGCTCTCCCCTCTTCATGCACACAGACTCGACAGGGGACGGGCGCGCCAAGGGTCCCAACGAGTACCTCGAAACAGCAAGAACTTCAAACTCAGTTCCCTAAAAAAGGCGGGGTACGAACGCCCTTTCCGGTCTGCCGGCACCACGCGAGCACCGAGCTGGgccgcccggccccggccctccCTCGGCCTCGGCGCCCCGAGCAGCCGGCTCAGAACGCGAGGCCGACTCAGGTCGCCTCAGTCGCCCGGGACGAGGCGGCCGCCACCGCGCGGGACCGGGCAGAGGCGCGTCCCGGCGGGGCGGAAGAGGCGGGGCCTGGAGTCTCTCGATCTCCGCGCCATTGGCCGCGGCCGCCGCCACCCGGAAGCAGTTGCGGAGGTcagcccctctctcttcctctttccctccgagcggcggcggcggcggggttGTGCAGCCATGGTGAGGGCGAGGGCATCGAGCGCCATCTGAGCTCCGTGGGGCGCGGGGGCTTTCGTGGAGGGACACGGAGTGAGCCTCGGGGTCTCATCCCCGAGCCGGGCCCGGATGAGAGCAGCGGCGGGGAAAGGCTGAGCGCCGCCACAGCCTTCGCCGTCAGACGTGGGAGGGGAGAGGCGCGCGGCCGGGGCCTGCGTCTTCCCGGCCTGCGGGATGGGGCAGGTGGTCCTGCCAGGCCCAGCGGGGCCTCGGCTTCCCGGCCTCGGCGCGGGTGGAGAGGCGGCGGCCCGGTCCAGACGCTTTCTTGCCCGCAGGCCAAGATCAAGGCCCGGGACCTTCGCGGCAAGAAGAAGGAGGAGCTGCTAAAACAGCTGGACGACCTGAAGGTGGAGCTGTCCCAGCTGCGCGTGGCCAAGGTGACAGGCGGCGCGGCCTCCAAGCTCTCCAAGATGTAAGTGAGCGGCGGCCCCCGCACCTGCCGTGGACCCCGCGGGCCCTTGCCCAGCTGCCCGGGATGGACCGTGTCTTCACCTGCCCTCCGCTCTGGGCTGTTCCTCGCCTCTCCCCGCGTGCACGTGGGCGCCTGGCACCCCACGAGCTCCGAGCTGTGGCGGACTCTGTGCACGAGCCTTCGGGGGGAAGGCGGGTTTGCAGACACCGGATCTGGGTGGgagccccccccgccccgtgccaCATCCCAAGCCCACGGGTGGCTTGGTCACTGCCCAGAGGTTTTTCCTCCTGTTAAGTGAAGGCTCGCTCCCCCTTGCCACAGAATAACCTCGCTGTGAGAGCAGGGGCGGGAAACAAGCGAGCGGGACTGTGGGCCGAGTCCTGCAGGCTGTGGGTGCAGCCCCCGTCCCCGCACGTGTGCCGTGGGGCTCCGGGTCAGCttctcccagcctcagctccctGCCCCGCTCGGCGGCCTGGTTCCCTCCCGTGGCTTCATTCAGGCCGGCGTTGGCGAGGCCTTCGTGGTCCTTCCTCTGCTTCGGTGTGGAAGCGCTGCCGTTCCTGGCTCCGAGCCTTCCTGCACTCTGGCGCCCCCAGGACCCTTCCTGCCCGTGAACATGGACGTCTGGCCTCCCTGGCCTCACTGACATTTCTTTTCCAGTCGAGTTGTCCGCAAATCCATCGCCCGTGTTCTCACCGTCATTAaccagacccagaaagaaaaCCTCAGGAAATTCTACAAGGTGAGCCTGGAGGTGGGCTTGGCTGCTGGACCCCGGGTCACAGCTGGGCCCGGCTCGCCCTCTCCCAGCGCCTTGGGCAGGCCGCGCGGCTGGGAGCTGCAGATGCTGGGAGATGCGGGCTGGTGGAGCTGTTTCTGAGGCTTGCCTGTCCTGCACCAGCTTCTCGCCGTGTCAGGCCCTGGCGGGTACCTGACGCCAGTGATCCCTGGTTCTGCTCAGTGCCCTGGGGTGGACGGCACTGAGCGCACCTGGGAGATGGCCAGCGTTTGCTCCCCCCTCGGCCTCGATCTGGACAGCCATCCGTGTTCGCAGGCTTCCAGCAGCACCGGGGGAGACGGTGCACACACATGGCTCTCTGGCTGGAGTCCACGGCGGCTGTCCTGGGTGATTAAAGTCACCCGATGTGACAGCTTCATATCGGTACCCAGTTGGTGTTTGGGGAACTGGAGGACTTGACCCCTGGGAAAAGCCGTCCCGGGGGGCGGGTGGCCAGTTGCCCAGAGGAGGTTTCCATCAGGGTGGAGCACAGGTGCTGGCCAGGACCGATTCCTCCGTCCGCACACCCAgggctctggggggagggggccgcctCTGCCAGGGTGCTGTCCGGTGGCGCATTGTGTGACGGTGGAAGTGTCCTGTCTGCTGAGGCCCGTGGCTGAGCACCAAGGGGGCCACAGGGAGTGGAAAACTGTTGGCGTCCATAGTCCCGTGGGGCTAATGGCTGCAGCTTTGGGCAGCAGAGTGCTAAGGGGCCAGTGCGTGAGAAACGGCTGCTGGTGCGAGGGTGCGGGTGTGCGCTCGCCTGCCTCACCCTGTGCAGCAGCTTTGGGCTGTTCTCTGCCCACCCGCAGGGCTCTGACGTGGGACTCTCACACCTCCCCCTGCCTGGCGGTTCCCAGTCTGGTGTTTTGGTGACCGCCATGTTTGCCCGCCTTGGGCTCTTTGCTCTCCGTGTTCAGGCCCCTTGCTCCCTCTTGGTCTTCCCCACAAGGCTGGGAGCCCCTAGAGCAGAGACGAGGTGGATTCCTCACCTGGTCAGCACCCGGCACAGGGCCGTGGCCTAATATACAGGGGATCTGACAGGGCAGGCAGGACCAGTGAGAGCTGCCTTCATCTTCGGCACGCGGGGCCAGAGGGAGGGCCCAGGGCAAAACCAGGTGGCTCTGTTGCTGTCCTGGACCCCAAGGCAGGAGCGGGGTGCCACCGGCCTTGGCCGGGCCAGGTGTTCTGGGAGGCTCAGACTGACGTGGGGCATTCCTGCCGGCATCTCCAGGCCGaccctcctgcttcctgggcaCTGCCTTGGAAACGTGAGCGCCCCCAGGATGTGGTCCCACAGCCCCTGTTGGATCGCTGGGGCGGACTCCACGTCTGGGGATCACACAGCAGTCTTGCATAAAGTGGAGAGCCCCATGGGCCTTGGCTTGGAGGGGTAAACGGGCCAGCACACGCGGCAGGCTGCCCGCTGTCTGCACGGCCCATATTGGcagctgagcccctgccccaccacGATCAGTGGTCCTGATCCTACGTTCACCTCGCTGTCTGTCTCCCAGGGCAAGAAATACAAGCCCCTGGACCTGCGGCCCAAGAAGACCCGCGCCATGCGCCGCCGGCTCAACAAGCACGAGGAAAGCCTGAAGACCAAGAAGCAGCAGCGGAAGGAGCGGCTGTACCCCCTGCGGAAGTACGCGGTCAAGGCCTGAGCCCGTGGTGCCAATAAACAGAACGGCTGCCATTGCTCCATGCTTTCTGTGTTTTCCGCCGACCAGGCTGTGTGGTCGCCGACTGTCGGGTCCCAGCCGGCAGTCCTGGCCACAGGAATCTGGGGACACTGTTAGTTCTCTGGGCCTACCCTACCTTTGCACCCTTGGCTGGGAACGGGGTGAGGTCAGGCCATCCGTGGTGCTGGTACATCCCGGGGGCCCTGGCGGGTCTGGATGAGCAGTGGACCTGGCCTCTTGACTGGTCAGCGGCTCCAGACACCAAGAGTTTCCCATCGGGGGTGAAGGCGCAGGCGTGGGCCACGTCCAGGACTCCCTGCCAGAAGCAGGGCTCTAGGCTCTGGGGTGCGAGTgcctcctgccctggcctcccctgCGTGGGCACACTGTCCCTGGGCACTGCAGCCTCAGGCCTTACCTTCACCGTCTGCAGGCACTTGCCCGTGTTGCAGTCCCACACTTTGACCTGAGCGGCaagaaggcagagaggaggaCTGGCCAGGCCGACCCCTTGGAAGCCACGGCCAGGGAGTCCCAGGGCCGTGGCTGACAAAGTGCAGTGCGGCAGCGCCCCAGAGCTTGGCGCTGACTGTTTGCCAGGGAAGCCAGCACCGTGGtctggcccctgccccctcctcctcaggGCAAGTGGGGatgtgggaggggccaggaggaggGCCCGGGGATGGGTTACCCTGTGGGAGTAGCCGGCACTGGCCAGCCGCAG
This DNA window, taken from Lepus europaeus isolate LE1 chromosome 12, mLepTim1.pri, whole genome shotgun sequence, encodes the following:
- the RPL35 gene encoding large ribosomal subunit protein uL29 translates to MAKIKARDLRGKKKEELLKQLDDLKVELSQLRVAKVTGGAASKLSKIRVVRKSIARVLTVINQTQKENLRKFYKGKKYKPLDLRPKKTRAMRRRLNKHEESLKTKKQQRKERLYPLRKYAVKA
- the ARPC5L gene encoding actin-related protein 2/3 complex subunit 5-like protein isoform X1; this translates as MARNTLSSRFRRVDIDEFDENKFVDEQEEAAAAAGEPGPDPSEVDGLLRQGDMLRAFHAALRNSPVNTKNQAVKERAQGVVLKVLTNFKSSEIEQAVQSLDRNGIDLLMKYIYKGFEKPTENSSAVLLQWHEKDGGPLLCAMGAGDQARCGVAGMLPGWLERHGTFLALVESTAGP
- the ARPC5L gene encoding actin-related protein 2/3 complex subunit 5-like protein isoform X2 → MARNTLSSRFRRVDIDEFDENKFVDEQEEAAAAAGEPGPDPSEVDGLLRQGDMLRAFHAALRNSPVNTKNQAVKERAQGVVLKVLTNFKSSEIEQAVQSLDRNGIDLLMKYIYKGFEKPTENSSAVLLQWHEKALAVGGLGSIIRVLTARKTV
- the ARPC5L gene encoding actin-related protein 2/3 complex subunit 5-like protein isoform X3, whose amino-acid sequence is MARNTLSSRFRRVDIDEFDENKFVDEQEEAAAAAGEPGPDPSEVDGLLRQGDMLRAFHAALRNSPVNTKNQAVKERAQGVVLKVLTNFKSSEIEQAVQSLDRNGIDLLMKYIYKGFEKPTENSSAVLLQWHEKAGRGALAVCHGCR